Genomic segment of Paenibacillus polymyxa:
AAAGCGAGTGATCGTTTCCCGGGACTGACTGAGCCGGACCCGAGCTACCACGGAGTTGTTTACACCGAGGCGGTGGGGCCTATCGCATATATTATCAAGGCACGGGTCCAATTGCTGCGGGACTTGGGAGCGGCCATTTCTCCGTTTAATTCATGGCTGCTGCTTCAGGGCTTGGAGACACTTCATTTGCGGCTGGAAAGACATAGTCAAAATGCCTTGAAGGTAGCGCAATATCTCGAAGGCCACAAGGATGTGGAGTGGGTCAGCTACACCGGGCTGCCAAGCCATCCGTCCTATGAATTAGCTCAAAAGTATTTGCCGAAAGGACAAGGAGCAATCCTGACCTTTGGTATTAAAGGTGGAAGCCAAGCGGGAAGCAAGCTAATTGCGAATGTAAAGCTATTTTCTCATTTGGCGAATGTGGGTGATTCCAAGTCTTTAATTATTCACCCGGCAAGCACAACGCACCAGCAGTTGAATGTGGAAGAACAGGTCGCTGCCGGAGTCAAACCAGAGCTGTTACGCCTATCTGTCGGGACAGAAGCGATAGACGATATTTTGTACGATCTGGAACAGGCGATCGCGGCCAGCCAGCAGTAGTAGCAGTAGACCCTTCTTAGACTAAGTGTGACAGAGCAATCGTGTAGCATCGCAAGTGATTTTCCGACCCAGATCAGTATTCGTCCAGAGTTTGATCAGGCGGGGGGCAACCTCCGTCTTTTTTTGCGTGTTGACATCATACCCCCATAGGTATATATTATACCCCGTAGGGTATATGAGGAGGGGAAGAAATGGGTAGGAAAATAGTTATTATTGGCGGGGTAGCAGGTGGAGCTTCTGCTGCTGCGAGATTGCGTAGATGGAATGAGGAAGACGAGATTATTCTGTTTGAACGCGGAGAGCATGTTTCTTTTGCGAACTGTGGCCTTCCCTACTATATTGGCGGGACAATCCATGCGCGGGAGAAGCTGTTTCTCCAGACGCCTCAAGGGATAAGAGACCGTTTTAATATAGATGTAAGGGTACTGAAAGAAGTGATACAAATAGACCGCGAGCAGAAGCTCGTCCGCTTCCGCGATATGATTACAGGGGAAACAGATGAGCAGCCGTACGATATTGTGGTATTGTCGCCGGGAGCCAAACCGATGATACCGGACATTCCCGGATTACATGAAGCTGTGAATGTATTTACATTAAGAAACATTCATGACACGGACGTCATTAAAGCATATGTAGATGAAAGACATCCCCAGCATGTCACGGTGATCGGGGCCGGATTTATTGGGCTGGAGATGGCCGAGAATTTGCGGGAGCGTGGACTTGCAGTAACCATTATTGATATGGGGCAACAATTATTGAATCCGCTGGACCCTGAAATGGCCAAATGGGTAGAACAGCATATGAGGCTGAACGGGGTGGAGGTGCGTTTAGAGGAAGGAGTCACGGCTTTTGAAGAGCAGGGTACACAACTTCGATTGACCTCCGGGGGTGTGCTTCAGACGGACATGGTTATTCTGGCGATCGGTGTTGTTCCTGAAAATGAGTTGGCCAAGCAAAGCGGATTGGAACTTGGTTTTCGCGGCGCCATTCAGGTCAACGCCCAACTGCAAACCAGCGATCCGGCCATTTATGCGGTGGGGGATGCCATCCAGGTCAAAGACCGCAATCATGGGTTTGCAACGATGGTATCACTAGCTTGGGGAGCCAATCGTCAGGGGCGTTTGGTAGCGGATCATATTAACGGTCAAGCCATTTCTTATGATGGGGCGCTTGGAACATCCGTAATTAAGACCTTTGCATTGACTTCAGCTTCTACAGGTAATAATGAAAAAACATTACAGCGGCTGGGCGTTCCTTATCAGGCTGTTCATATTCATCCTGGTTCGCATGCCGGCTATTACCC
This window contains:
- a CDS encoding CoA-disulfide reductase — its product is MGRKIVIIGGVAGGASAAARLRRWNEEDEIILFERGEHVSFANCGLPYYIGGTIHAREKLFLQTPQGIRDRFNIDVRVLKEVIQIDREQKLVRFRDMITGETDEQPYDIVVLSPGAKPMIPDIPGLHEAVNVFTLRNIHDTDVIKAYVDERHPQHVTVIGAGFIGLEMAENLRERGLAVTIIDMGQQLLNPLDPEMAKWVEQHMRLNGVEVRLEEGVTAFEEQGTQLRLTSGGVLQTDMVILAIGVVPENELAKQSGLELGFRGAIQVNAQLQTSDPAIYAVGDAIQVKDRNHGFATMVSLAWGANRQGRLVADHINGQAISYDGALGTSVIKTFALTSASTGNNEKTLQRLGVPYQAVHIHPGSHAGYYPGASPIAMKLLFNPENGMIYGAQAVGADGADKRIDVIATAIRGHLNVRELADIELAYAPPYSSAKDPVNMAGYVASNIMDGLVQTIQWHEVDDFHRNGGLIIDVRDAVELQAGAIPGSVHIPLAEIRERMAEIPSDLEIAVSCQVGLRGYIAARILTQYGYRVRNVDGGYKTYSVMAERDHLLK